GATTCATGAGAGTCAGCTCCGAATGGCAGATTTTAAAGCTGCCGGAATGGACCCCAGACTGGTCCGCAAACTTCGGAACGGCAAGCGGGTTCAGGAAGCCACTCTCGCTAGATTCCTCGCCGTCCTGGGCCTGCCCGTGGGAGGCGAAGTCTGGCGCAACTTGATGTACGGCGACACGTCGCAGCCGGACTCGAAAAACGTGGTCTGTCTGGCATCCTGGATTGCCGAAGGCCCACCTTCGGAATGGATCACGGCCGGCAACGGTCTGCAGTATCGCATCCAGATGCTGAAACACTGCACGACCGCAGGGCGCCGTGGTCGCGGGAAATGCTATGACCTGAGTCAGTTCAGTGATGCTGATCGCGAGCGCATCGAACCTGCTTTGAAACGACATCCGGATGTGCTCGAACGACTCCGGCGTCATCGGTCCTTCCCGGACCGAACCGACTGTGGCCTCAACGGTGCTCACCACTTCTGGGTGGTCGACGATTACGACGATAGTTTGACACTGACCGAGTATGTGCAGCAGGAAGCGATCCATGGCGCCGGTCTGCCGCTGAAGGAGACGCTGAACATCATGAAGCAGGTCGCTCAGGCACTGCGAGTACTGCACCAGCGAAAAATCATACGGCGGGGACTCACCCCCGATTCCATTCTGATACAGCCTGATGGCCACGTCCTGCTGACGGACCTGGAACTCTGCAAGCTGCTCGGTGAACACCCGACCGTTGTTCCCGAAAAGTTACCGAAGAGTCCATGGCTGGCACCGGAGCTGGGCGGTATGCCGTGGTCTCAGATCCCTGACACAGAAGCATGGGAGGCCGTCGACGTCTATAGCTGGGGCAGAATTTTTCTGTACGTCGCTACGGGAAAAGTGCCGCCGGAAAGC
This DNA window, taken from Fuerstiella marisgermanici, encodes the following:
- a CDS encoding protein kinase domain-containing protein, with the protein product MRTPDGFVIADKALILSLIHESQLRMADFKAAGMDPRLVRKLRNGKRVQEATLARFLAVLGLPVGGEVWRNLMYGDTSQPDSKNVVCLASWIAEGPPSEWITAGNGLQYRIQMLKHCTTAGRRGRGKCYDLSQFSDADRERIEPALKRHPDVLERLRRHRSFPDRTDCGLNGAHHFWVVDDYDDSLTLTEYVQQEAIHGAGLPLKETLNIMKQVAQALRVLHQRKIIRRGLTPDSILIQPDGHVLLTDLELCKLLGEHPTVVPEKLPKSPWLAPELGGMPWSQIPDTEAWEAVDVYSWGRIFLYVATGKVPPESLNRMCDVIPMYPPEIQEMLGRATFAGYRTRPSISEALGAWERMGRIANENHPAD